From the Alloalcanivorax dieselolei B5 genome, one window contains:
- a CDS encoding CpaF family protein: MAGRIDDEYQRLKAHTHKRVVDKLDEDGVEVGGANRQRVEDAITRAVHQYIAEQRIPISNQDLNQLARDMIDEVMGFGPLEPLLRDARINDILVNGPQSVFIEIAGVLQKAAIRFIDNDHIVRVVRRILAPLGRRLDEASPMVDARLPDGSRVNAIIPPLALDGPSVSIRKFNRHHLSAEDLIQSGSMTEECLQVLVAAVQGRRNILVSGGTGTGKTTMLNLISQYIPKNERILTIEDSAELVLSHPHVVRLETRPANTEGRGRITARELVINALRMRPDRIIVGEVRSGEIIELLQAMNTGHEGSMSTIHANGTREALVRIETLLAVSGYDASEKAIARLIGSALDMIIQLVRLPDGRRMISEVVALDPREDDPYHMEYVYRGHYDR; this comes from the coding sequence GTGGCGGGACGAATTGACGACGAATACCAGCGATTGAAAGCCCACACCCACAAAAGGGTGGTGGACAAGCTGGATGAAGATGGCGTGGAAGTGGGCGGCGCCAACCGTCAGCGTGTGGAAGACGCCATCACTCGTGCGGTGCATCAGTACATCGCGGAGCAACGCATTCCGATTTCCAATCAGGACCTGAACCAACTGGCCCGGGACATGATTGATGAGGTTATGGGCTTCGGTCCCTTGGAACCGCTGCTTCGTGATGCTCGGATCAACGATATTCTGGTGAATGGCCCGCAAAGCGTCTTTATTGAGATCGCAGGAGTTTTGCAAAAGGCAGCGATCCGCTTCATTGATAACGATCACATCGTCCGCGTGGTCCGCCGGATTCTGGCGCCGCTGGGGCGTCGCCTGGATGAAGCCAGCCCCATGGTGGATGCTCGCTTGCCGGACGGCTCACGCGTCAATGCCATTATTCCCCCGCTGGCGCTGGACGGGCCTTCCGTATCCATTCGGAAGTTCAACCGGCACCATCTTTCCGCCGAGGATCTGATTCAGTCCGGGTCAATGACCGAGGAGTGCCTGCAAGTACTGGTGGCGGCGGTTCAGGGGCGACGGAATATTCTGGTCAGCGGTGGTACCGGTACCGGTAAAACCACCATGCTCAATCTGATCAGTCAGTACATTCCCAAGAATGAGCGGATCCTGACCATTGAGGATTCAGCCGAACTGGTATTGAGCCACCCCCATGTGGTGCGTTTGGAGACGCGCCCCGCCAATACCGAAGGTCGTGGCCGGATTACCGCCCGGGAACTGGTGATCAATGCTCTGCGGATGAGGCCAGACCGAATTATCGTCGGCGAGGTGCGCTCAGGGGAAATCATCGAACTGCTGCAGGCCATGAACACCGGCCATGAAGGTTCCATGAGCACTATCCATGCTAACGGCACTCGGGAAGCGTTGGTACGTATCGAGACCTTGCTGGCGGTAAGCGGCTACGATGCCAGCGAAAAGGCGATTGCCCGTCTTATTGGCTCGGCGTTGGATATGATCATTCAGCTTGTGCGGCTACCGGATGGACGCCGCATGATCAGTGAAGTGGTCGCGCTTGACCCTCGCGAGGATGACCCCTACCACATGGAATATGTCTATCGGGGGCACTATGACCGCTGA
- a CDS encoding type II secretion system F family protein, with amino-acid sequence MTAEALLGAARNLAILAVVLIVAQLLWVALREKQQVKRNVAGRLQAHAEVPGSEETAHIANGRYQRLLVKAGMSLDQSSLTMGALLILAAIGLVLVFLGPFWLPLVPVAALLLVTVLWKVRYERRRRVIFESLPGLIDNVIRGIDAGRSLDQAMVDSFRDAPSVYEALSFRIRSAVESGRDYTDLLDDFAELYQIPPLVFVAVALRTSNRFGSAVRPILKQTSRALRSQQELRREFMAATAETRFTAIAFSVLPPGIGVALIAMNKGFRDVLLDTQSGHIMLAVSGGLILLGIIIIFKMVQGVGRG; translated from the coding sequence ATGACCGCTGAAGCTCTGCTTGGGGCCGCCCGTAATCTCGCCATCCTTGCGGTGGTGCTGATCGTAGCCCAACTGCTTTGGGTGGCTCTGCGCGAGAAGCAACAGGTTAAACGGAACGTGGCGGGCCGTTTGCAGGCCCATGCTGAAGTACCTGGTAGTGAGGAAACAGCGCACATCGCCAACGGACGTTATCAGCGTCTTCTGGTTAAAGCTGGTATGTCCTTGGATCAGTCCTCGTTGACGATGGGGGCTCTGCTAATTCTCGCTGCTATCGGGTTGGTGCTGGTGTTCCTGGGGCCGTTCTGGTTGCCGTTAGTGCCCGTGGCTGCCCTCCTGCTTGTCACAGTGCTATGGAAAGTGCGTTACGAACGGCGCCGCCGGGTCATTTTTGAAAGCCTGCCGGGGCTGATCGACAACGTCATTCGAGGCATCGACGCCGGGCGCTCCTTGGACCAGGCCATGGTGGACAGTTTTCGAGATGCTCCTTCCGTGTATGAGGCTCTGTCGTTCCGTATCCGCAGCGCGGTGGAATCCGGCCGTGATTACACCGATCTTCTGGATGATTTCGCCGAGCTGTATCAGATCCCGCCTCTGGTGTTCGTGGCCGTGGCGTTGCGGACGTCCAACCGCTTCGGCAGTGCGGTTCGCCCGATCCTGAAGCAGACCTCCCGGGCTTTGCGTTCTCAACAGGAGTTGCGGCGCGAGTTCATGGCCGCCACGGCGGAGACCCGTTTCACCGCTATCGCCTTCTCCGTGTTGCCGCCGGGCATAGGTGTGGCGTTGATCGCCATGAACAAGGGCTTCAGGGATGTTCTTCTCGATACACAGTCTGGGCACATCATGTTGGCGGTGTCAGGGGGGCTGATTTTATTGGGTATAATCATCATTTTCAAAATGGTGCAGGGGGTGGGCCGTGGCTAG